A stretch of the Salvelinus fontinalis isolate EN_2023a chromosome 22, ASM2944872v1, whole genome shotgun sequence genome encodes the following:
- the LOC129819798 gene encoding BCL2/adenovirus E1B 19 kDa protein-interacting protein 2-like isoform X1 — translation MEPREEEQEMEKEEDDIYIPRSPPRNVHGTGAVSGNPTLAADDRPAPPSSLALTGPRSRKKRLVAPALSLTLDRSDSAVSDDYATAALSPSPDDDDLGLDIDLDAMETPSDSESLHFPVHNMDLEDDLLRLGVASCFHKARESVPEQMGVGSLDQDQVDSQGTRWRRFRTGDPLQESLVNMSVLDPFLRVLSHGGYYGEGSNDIIVFSSCYLPENNMENYPHVMDNLFRYVVGTLDLMVAENYVIVYLCAMAQRDKLPTIGWLRECYTTVDRRLRKNLKGLYIVHPTWYIKALITIIKPFISSKFSRKLQFIDSLRELSQHIPIERVQIPDCVRQFDENMDR, via the exons ATGGAGCCAAGAGAGGAAGAGCAAGaaatggagaaggaggaggatgaCATTTACATTcccag GTCACCTCCCAGGAATGTTCATGGCACAGGTGCAGTCTCGGGGAACCCCACATTAGCTGCTGATGACAGGCCAG CCCCGCCCAGCAGCCTGGCTCTGACAGGGCCCCGATCCAGGAAAAAGCGCCTGGTGGCCCCAGCCCTAAGTCTGACGCTGGATCGCAGTGACTCGGCGGTGTCCGACGACTATGCCACagctgccctctctccctcccccgatGATGACGATTTGGGGCTGGACATCGACTTGGATGCCATGGAAACGCCCTCGGACAGCGAGTCCCTCCATTTTCCAGTGCACAACATGGATTTGGAGG ATGACCTGCTTCGTCTGGGAGTGGCATCATGTTTCCATAAGGCCCGTGAGTCAGTACCAGAGCAGATGGGAGTGGGCTCTCTTGACCAAGACCAAGTGGACAGCCAGGGCACTAGGTGGCGCCGGTTCCGCACAGGAGATCCGCTTCAGGAGAGTCTGGTCAACATGAGTGTACTGGATCCTTTCCTTCGAGTCTTGTCACATGGGG GTTACTATGGAGAAGGgtctaatgacatcattgtgttcTCTTCCTGCTATCTCCCTGAAAACAACATGGAGAACTACCCGCATGTCATGGACAACCTGTTCAG ATACGTTGTGGGAACGTTGGACCTGATGGTTGCGGAGAACTACGTCATTGTGTACCTGTGTGCCATGGCCCAGCGTGACAAGCTCCCCACCATTGGCTGGCTCAGAGAGTGTTACACCACCGTTGACAGAAG GTTGAGGAAGAATCTGAAAGGTCTATACATCGTACACCCAACCTGGTACATCAAGGCCCTGATCACTATCATCAAGCCCTTCATCAG CTCCAAATTCAGTCGCAAGCTTCAGTTTATCGACAGCCTTCGGGAGCTGTCCCAGCACATCCCTATTGAGCGTGTGCAGATCCCCGACTGCGTCAGACA GTTTGACGAGAATATGGACAGGTGA
- the LOC129819798 gene encoding bcl-2/adenovirus E1B 19 kDa-interacting protein 2-like protein isoform X2 — translation MEPREEEQEMEKEEDDIYIPRSPPRNVHGTGAVSGNPTLAADDRPAPPSSLALTGPRSRKKRLVAPALSLTLDRSDSAVSDDYATAALSPSPDDDDLGLDIDLDAMETPSDSESLHFPVHNMDLEDDLLRLGVASCFHKARESVPEQMGVGSLDQDQVDSQGTRWRRFRTGDPLQESLVNMSVLDPFLRVLSHGGYYGEGSNDIIVFSSCYLPENNMENYPHVMDNLFRYVVGTLDLMVAENYVIVYLCAMAQRDKLPTIGWLRECYTTVDRRLRKNLKGLYIVHPTWYIKALITIIKPFIRLCAVTQN, via the exons ATGGAGCCAAGAGAGGAAGAGCAAGaaatggagaaggaggaggatgaCATTTACATTcccag GTCACCTCCCAGGAATGTTCATGGCACAGGTGCAGTCTCGGGGAACCCCACATTAGCTGCTGATGACAGGCCAG CCCCGCCCAGCAGCCTGGCTCTGACAGGGCCCCGATCCAGGAAAAAGCGCCTGGTGGCCCCAGCCCTAAGTCTGACGCTGGATCGCAGTGACTCGGCGGTGTCCGACGACTATGCCACagctgccctctctccctcccccgatGATGACGATTTGGGGCTGGACATCGACTTGGATGCCATGGAAACGCCCTCGGACAGCGAGTCCCTCCATTTTCCAGTGCACAACATGGATTTGGAGG ATGACCTGCTTCGTCTGGGAGTGGCATCATGTTTCCATAAGGCCCGTGAGTCAGTACCAGAGCAGATGGGAGTGGGCTCTCTTGACCAAGACCAAGTGGACAGCCAGGGCACTAGGTGGCGCCGGTTCCGCACAGGAGATCCGCTTCAGGAGAGTCTGGTCAACATGAGTGTACTGGATCCTTTCCTTCGAGTCTTGTCACATGGGG GTTACTATGGAGAAGGgtctaatgacatcattgtgttcTCTTCCTGCTATCTCCCTGAAAACAACATGGAGAACTACCCGCATGTCATGGACAACCTGTTCAG ATACGTTGTGGGAACGTTGGACCTGATGGTTGCGGAGAACTACGTCATTGTGTACCTGTGTGCCATGGCCCAGCGTGACAAGCTCCCCACCATTGGCTGGCTCAGAGAGTGTTACACCACCGTTGACAGAAG GTTGAGGAAGAATCTGAAAGGTCTATACATCGTACACCCAACCTGGTACATCAAGGCCCTGATCACTATCATCAAGCCCTTCATCAG GCTCTGTGCCGTCACACAAAACTAA
- the LOC129819800 gene encoding guanine nucleotide-binding protein G(s) subunit alpha-like, giving the protein MNMGCLCSKDQRIEKARKESNKRINKQLQEDKHNNQITCPRQLLLLGADESGQRTIVNQMRCLHVERTAQEKIHYIQNNSKKASGVSETFFEVDGIHFHVSNVRGQRYESRKWMRCFADVWDVIFVVDSSSYDMVMQEDSQTNGLREALNLFKIIWNNRWLRTLPVWVLLNKQDLLAEKILEGKSKMEEYFPEFAHYTMPEFSTPVPGEDLRVTRAKYFIHDEFLKISTAGQLDERDCHLVFTCAVDTENIRLFFRVLTDSQLGRFSTLRHLFFTD; this is encoded by the coding sequence ATGAATATGGGTTGTCTGTGCAGTAAAGACCAACGTATTGAGAAGGCACGTAAAGAATCAAACAAAAGGATTAATAAACAGCTGCAAGAAGACAAGCATAATAACCAAATAACTTGCCCGCGCCAGTTGCTACTGTTAGGAGCTGATGAATCTGGGCAACGCACGATAGTAAATCAGATGCGCTGTTTACATGTGGAACGCACTGCACAGGAGAAAATAcattacatacaaaacaacagtaaaaaggctTCAGGGGTGTCCGAGACATTTTTCGAGGTGGATGGTATCCATTTTCATGTATCTAATGTTAGAGGTCAGAGGTACGAAAGCAGAAAGTGGATGCGGTGTTTTGCTGACGTGTGGGATGTTATTTTTGTGGTGGACAGCAGCAGCTATGACAtggtgatgcaggaagacagCCAGACCAACGGGCTGCGGGAGGCACTAAACCTCTTCAAGATCATCTGGAACAACAGGTGGCTAAGGACCCTTCCTGTCTGGGTCTTACTGAACAAACAGGACCTCCTAGCAGAGAAGATTTTGGAGGGAAAATCAAAAATGGAAGAGTATTTCCCAGAATTTGCACACTACACTATGCCGGAATTTTCAACACCAGTACCAGGGGAGGACCTTCGTGTCACCAGGGCAAAGTACTTCATACATGATGAGTTTCTGAAGATCAGTACAGCAGGCCAACTAGACGAAAGGGACTGTCATCTGGTTTTCACCTGTGCAGTTGACACGGAAAACATCCGGCTCTTCTTTCGTGTCTTGACAGATAGCCAGCTTGGTAGATTTTCGACACTGAGACACTTATTTTTCACCGACTGA
- the LOC129819797 gene encoding CDC42 small effector protein 1-like yields MQGIWMHQDYPKIEGHRGYLSSPACRAATESRALNRQNRRSPGMSEFWHKMGCCVVAKPPPKKKRRKIDCSMIGEPTNFMHLTHIGSGEMAEGLPPSGSVQEQMRSKGPSTNGRSSLL; encoded by the exons ATGCAAGGGATCTGGATGCATCAGGACTATCCCAAGATTGAGGGTCACAGAGGCTACCTGTCTTCACCAGCCTGCAGGGCGGCAACAGAAAGCAGGGCGCTGAACCGACAGAACCGGCGGAGCCCGGGAATGAGCGAGTTCTGGCACAAGATGGGCTGCTGCGTGGTGGCCAAACCCCCACCG aagaagaagaggaggaagattgACTGCAGCATGATCGGAGAGCCGACGAACTTTATGCACCTCACACACATTGGCTCTGGGGAGATGGCGGAAGGTTTGCCGCCG TCAGGGTCAGTCCAGGAACAGATGAGGTCCAAAGGACCCAGCACCAATGGCAGAAGCAGCCTCTTATAG